One Bradyrhizobium manausense DNA segment encodes these proteins:
- a CDS encoding GNAT family N-acetyltransferase, producing MIPPLKPGARLLEVSGPQIETERLILRPWRASDIAPNATMLSDPGTARFIAADGKPVTTAIAGWRNAAVISGHWALYGFGMFVVEEKPSGNYVGRVGPWCPPGWPGFEIGWGIAKEFRGKGYALEAARASIDWTFDSFEIDEIMHCIESVNEASQAVARKLGARKNREIDLFGKPADVWLTSRSTWRRN from the coding sequence ATGATTCCGCCGCTCAAGCCTGGCGCCAGGCTGCTTGAGGTCTCGGGCCCCCAAATCGAGACGGAACGTCTTATCCTGCGCCCATGGCGCGCTAGCGACATCGCGCCAAATGCCACGATGCTGAGCGATCCCGGTACTGCGCGTTTCATTGCAGCCGATGGCAAGCCGGTCACCACCGCTATCGCCGGGTGGCGCAACGCGGCGGTGATATCAGGGCACTGGGCGCTCTATGGTTTCGGCATGTTCGTGGTCGAGGAAAAGCCCAGCGGCAACTACGTTGGGCGTGTCGGCCCATGGTGCCCGCCGGGCTGGCCCGGCTTCGAGATCGGCTGGGGCATCGCAAAGGAGTTTCGAGGCAAGGGCTATGCGCTGGAGGCGGCCCGTGCGTCGATCGACTGGACATTTGACAGTTTTGAGATCGACGAGATCATGCATTGTATCGAAAGCGTGAATGAAGCGTCGCAGGCCGTGGCGCGCAAGCTCGGCGCGCGGAAGAATCGTGAGATCGATCTGTTCGGCAAGCCGGCCGACGTCTGGCTGACGTCGCGTTCAACTTGGCGACGAAATTGA
- a CDS encoding pirin family protein, protein MSWQPSNDPVLGDPMSCDALDLVIVPRTRDLGDGFAVRRALPHGKRQMVGPFIFFDHFGPVQFVSGKGMDVRPHPHIGLATVTYLFDGSIMHRDSEGNVQEIAPGAMNLMTAGRGIAHSERTPDAQRASGQQMLGLQSWIALPAGSEEIDPSFQHYAAGELPMISERDFTARVIAGSAFGIASPVKMVSPWFYTEVTALAGASVPLDPDHEERAIYVVDGEIEIANERYEGPRLLIFRPGDRITVKALRATRMMFLGGDALEGPRHIWWNFVSSSKERIEQAKQDWKTGRFAAVPQEHEFIPLPE, encoded by the coding sequence ATGAGCTGGCAACCCTCCAACGATCCCGTGCTCGGCGATCCCATGTCCTGCGACGCGCTCGATCTCGTCATCGTGCCGCGCACCCGCGATCTCGGTGACGGATTCGCGGTGCGGCGCGCGCTGCCGCATGGCAAGCGGCAGATGGTCGGGCCTTTCATCTTCTTCGATCATTTCGGCCCGGTGCAGTTCGTTTCCGGCAAGGGCATGGACGTGCGGCCGCATCCGCATATTGGGCTTGCCACCGTCACCTACCTGTTCGACGGCTCCATCATGCATCGCGACAGCGAGGGCAATGTGCAGGAGATCGCGCCCGGCGCGATGAATTTGATGACCGCGGGCCGCGGCATCGCGCATTCCGAGCGTACCCCGGACGCACAGCGCGCCTCGGGACAGCAGATGCTCGGCCTGCAAAGCTGGATCGCGCTGCCGGCGGGATCGGAAGAAATCGATCCCTCGTTCCAGCATTATGCGGCGGGCGAATTGCCGATGATCTCCGAGCGCGATTTTACCGCGCGGGTGATCGCCGGCTCCGCCTTCGGCATCGCCTCGCCGGTGAAAATGGTCTCGCCATGGTTCTACACCGAGGTCACGGCGCTCGCAGGCGCCAGCGTGCCGCTCGATCCTGATCATGAGGAGCGCGCCATCTACGTCGTCGACGGCGAAATCGAGATCGCGAATGAGCGCTACGAGGGACCGCGGCTGCTGATCTTCCGCCCCGGCGACCGCATCACCGTGAAGGCGCTGAGAGCCACGCGGATGATGTTTCTCGGCGGCGATGCATTGGAAGGCCCGCGCCACATCTGGTGGAATTTCGTCTCCTCCAGCAAGGAGCGGATCGAACAGGCCAAGCAGGACTGGAAAACCGGCCGCTTCGCCGCGGTTCCGCAGGAACATGAGTTCATTCCGCTGCCGGAATAG
- a CDS encoding phosphoribosylaminoimidazolesuccinocarboxamide synthase, which produces MTTMLSSDLPLTKIGRGKVRDIYAVDDDRLLLLTTDRISAFDVVMGETIPMKGAVLTQISAFWFNKLEGVVPHHMISADADEIIAAVPALKPHRAEILGRAMLSRRTTVFPIECVIRGYLSGSAWKEYAASGTLAGEKLKPGLVESEKLDPSIFSPATKAETGHDENITIAKMRAVVGDDVAYTLESMTRAIYTLGEELAREQGIIIADTKFEFGRDKDGRIILIDEVMTPDSSRFWAVDAYKPGQPQASFDKQPLRDYLDVERHAGRWNGDAPPPPLPASVVDATSKRYLEAYRRVTGNELRI; this is translated from the coding sequence ATGACCACCATGCTCTCCAGCGACCTGCCCCTGACCAAGATCGGCCGCGGCAAGGTGCGCGACATCTACGCCGTCGACGACGACCGCCTGCTGCTCCTCACCACCGACCGCATCAGCGCCTTCGACGTCGTGATGGGCGAGACCATCCCGATGAAGGGCGCGGTGCTCACCCAGATCAGCGCATTCTGGTTCAACAAGCTCGAAGGCGTGGTGCCGCATCACATGATCAGCGCCGATGCCGACGAGATCATTGCGGCGGTGCCGGCCTTGAAGCCGCATCGCGCCGAGATCCTCGGCCGCGCCATGCTGTCCCGGCGCACCACCGTGTTTCCGATCGAATGCGTAATCCGCGGCTATCTCTCCGGCTCGGCCTGGAAGGAATATGCGGCGAGCGGCACATTGGCCGGCGAGAAGCTGAAGCCAGGTCTGGTCGAAAGCGAGAAGCTCGATCCCTCGATCTTCAGCCCCGCGACCAAGGCCGAGACCGGCCATGACGAGAACATCACCATCGCGAAGATGCGCGCGGTCGTCGGCGACGACGTCGCCTACACGCTCGAGAGTATGACGCGCGCGATCTACACGCTCGGCGAAGAGCTGGCGCGCGAGCAGGGCATCATCATCGCCGACACCAAGTTCGAGTTCGGCCGCGACAAGGACGGCCGTATCATCCTGATCGACGAGGTCATGACGCCGGATTCGTCACGCTTCTGGGCGGTCGATGCCTACAAGCCCGGCCAGCCGCAGGCGAGCTTCGACAAGCAGCCCTTGCGCGACTATCTCGACGTCGAGCGCCACGCCGGCCGCTGGAACGGCGACGCCCCGCCGCCGCCACTGCCCGCGAGCGTGGTGGACGCAACCAGCAAGCGATACCTGGAAGCGTATCGGCGCGTGACGGGGAACGAACTGAGGATTTAG
- a CDS encoding NAD-dependent succinate-semialdehyde dehydrogenase, giving the protein MTPTAAARAQHATANLRDRLKDPSLLKEACYIDGAWVGTSVFAVNNPATGVEIAKVPQLGADDTTKAVEAAQRAFPAWAKHTAKQRSNILRKWFELIIANREDLALILTSEQGKPLSEALGEVDIGAAYIEFFAEEARRVYGETIPTQRADARLLAIKQPIGVCGAITPWNFPNSMITRKVSPALAAGCTVVLKPANETPLSALALAVLAEKAGIPKGVLNIITGDAPPIGKVLCEHPAVRFVGFTGSTAVGKILYQQASVGVKRLGLELGGNAPFVVFDDADIDAAVEGAMVSKYRNMGQTCVCANRIYAQDRIYDEFVKKLSAKVAAMKIGDGTEAGVTQGPLINMKAIDKVERHIADAVKRGAKVVTGGKRSELGRSFFEPTVLADVKPDSLVSQEETFGPIAPVIRFKDEADVVAMCNASPFGLASYFYSRDLGRVWRVAEALESGMVGVNTGLITTEVAPFGGVKESGLGREGSRHGMEEYVEIKYVMMAGV; this is encoded by the coding sequence ATGACGCCGACCGCCGCCGCACGCGCCCAGCACGCCACCGCCAACCTGCGTGACCGGTTGAAGGACCCATCGCTGCTCAAGGAGGCTTGCTATATCGACGGCGCCTGGGTCGGCACATCAGTCTTCGCCGTGAACAATCCCGCCACCGGCGTCGAAATCGCAAAAGTCCCGCAGCTTGGCGCGGATGATACGACGAAGGCGGTCGAAGCCGCCCAGCGTGCCTTCCCGGCCTGGGCCAAGCACACCGCCAAGCAGCGCTCCAACATCCTGCGCAAATGGTTCGAGCTGATCATCGCCAACCGCGAGGACCTCGCGCTGATCCTCACGTCCGAGCAAGGCAAGCCGTTGTCGGAAGCGCTTGGCGAGGTCGATATCGGTGCCGCCTATATCGAGTTCTTCGCCGAGGAAGCCCGTCGCGTCTATGGCGAGACCATCCCGACGCAGCGGGCCGACGCGCGCCTGCTCGCGATCAAGCAGCCGATCGGCGTCTGCGGCGCCATCACGCCGTGGAATTTTCCGAACTCGATGATCACGCGCAAGGTCTCGCCGGCGCTCGCCGCAGGTTGCACCGTGGTGCTCAAGCCCGCCAACGAGACGCCGCTCTCGGCCCTGGCGCTGGCCGTGCTCGCCGAGAAGGCCGGCATCCCCAAGGGCGTGCTCAACATCATCACCGGTGACGCGCCGCCGATCGGCAAGGTGCTGTGCGAGCATCCGGCCGTGCGCTTCGTCGGTTTCACCGGCTCGACCGCGGTCGGCAAGATCCTCTATCAGCAGGCGTCCGTCGGCGTGAAGCGGCTCGGCCTCGAGCTTGGCGGCAACGCGCCGTTCGTGGTGTTCGACGATGCCGACATCGACGCCGCGGTCGAAGGCGCGATGGTCTCGAAGTACCGCAACATGGGCCAGACCTGCGTCTGCGCCAACCGCATCTACGCCCAGGACAGGATCTATGACGAGTTCGTCAAGAAGCTGTCGGCGAAGGTCGCGGCGATGAAGATCGGCGACGGCACGGAAGCCGGCGTCACGCAAGGGCCGCTGATCAACATGAAGGCGATCGACAAGGTCGAACGCCACATTGCGGATGCCGTCAAGCGCGGCGCCAAGGTCGTCACCGGCGGCAAGCGCAGCGAGCTCGGGCGCTCCTTCTTCGAGCCGACCGTGCTGGCCGATGTGAAGCCCGACTCGCTGGTGTCGCAGGAAGAGACCTTTGGCCCGATTGCACCGGTGATCCGCTTCAAGGACGAGGCCGATGTGGTCGCGATGTGCAACGCTTCGCCGTTTGGCTTGGCGTCGTACTTCTACTCCCGCGATCTCGGCCGCGTCTGGCGCGTCGCCGAAGCACTGGAGTCAGGCATGGTCGGCGTCAACACCGGCCTGATCACCACCGAGGTTGCGCCCTTCGGTGGCGTCAAGGAAAGCGGCCTCGGCCGCGAAGGCTCGCGTCACGGCATGGAAGAATATGTCGAGATCAAATACGTGATGATGGCGGGGGTGTGA